The genomic stretch CACGGTCTGGGCCACCCGGGCGGACATGGGCACGGCCGAGACCCCGGCGGCCCCGATCAGCGGGTTCACCTTGCCCTTGGTCACCCAGTACATGAGCTTGCCGAAGAGCACGCCCCCCGCCGTGCCCAGGCAAAACGCCGCGCACCCCAGCACCACGATGGCCAACGTGCGCACGTTGAGGAAGGCCTCCGCCGAGAGCTTGGTGCCCACCGCCGTGCCCAGCAGGATCGTGGTGATGTTGATGATCTCGTTCTGGGAGGCCTTGGCCAGCCGCTGGGTCACCCCCGACTCCCGAAGCAGGTTTCCGAACATGAGCATGCCCACCAGGGGCACCGCGTCGGGCAGGGTCAGGATGCACAGCAGGGTCACCACGATGGGGAAGGCGATCTTGGCCTGCTTGGACACGGGCTTGAGCTGGCGCATCACCACCGTGCGCTCGGCCTCGGTGGTGAGCGCCCGCATGATGGGGGGCTGGATGATGGGCACCAGGGCCATGTAGCTGTAGGCCGCCACCGCAATCGCCCCCAACAGATGCGGGGCGAGCTTGGAGGCCACGTAGATGGAGGTGGGCCCGTCGGCACCCCCGATGATGGCGATGGCCGCGGCTTCCCGCATGTCGAACCAGGGGATGAGCCAGGCGGCCACGAAGAACGTGCCGAAGATCCCGAGCTGGGCCGCGGCGCCCAGCAGAAAGGTGGAGGGGTTGGCCAGAAGCGGCCCGAAGTCGGTGAGCGCCCCTATCCCC from Thermodesulfobacteriota bacterium encodes the following:
- a CDS encoding sodium ion-translocating decarboxylase subunit beta produces the protein MSEAFEADRAVRELVRLSGVAQIGWKNYLMIAVGIGLLYLGISKGFEPLLLVPIATGCILVNAVGANMAGAPGSDAAGLLGYFYEYGIKTGIFPLMIFLGIGALTDFGPLLANPSTFLLGAAAQLGIFGTFFVAAWLIPWFDMREAAAIAIIGGADGPTSIYVASKLAPHLLGAIAVAAYSYMALVPIIQPPIMRALTTEAERTVVMRQLKPVSKQAKIAFPIVVTLLCILTLPDAVPLVGMLMFGNLLRESGVTQRLAKASQNEIINITTILLGTAVGTKLSAEAFLNVRTLAIVVLGCAAFCLGTAGGVLFGKLMYWVTKGKVNPLIGAAGVSAVPMSARVAQTVGQQYNPRNFLLMHAMGPNVAGVIGSAVAAGILLALLR